The Impatiens glandulifera chromosome 8, dImpGla2.1, whole genome shotgun sequence genome includes a window with the following:
- the LOC124911523 gene encoding protein LIFEGUARD 2-like has translation MWQQTYGKNDIESGASRPLYPMMLESPELRWAFVRKIYSIIAFQLLLTAAIAAVVVFYRPISVFFATTTPGFALYIVLIFVPFITLCPLHYYHQKHPVNFILLGVFTTSMAFIIGLSCAFTKGRIILEAAILTAVVVGSLTLYTFWAAKRGYDFNFLGPFLFGAVIVLMVFGFIQIFFPLGKISVMIYGGLSAIIFCGYIVYDTDNLIKRYSYDEYIWASVSLYLDIINLFLSLLTLFRAAD, from the exons ATGTGGCAACAAACTTATGGAAAAAACGATATTGAATCGGGGGCGAGTCGTCCTCTTTACCCGATGATGCTCGAAAGTCCAGAACTCCGATGGGCGTTTGTTCGTAAGATCTATTCAATCATCGCTTTCCAACTTCTCCTCACCGCCGCTATCGCTGCCGTCGTTGTGTTTTATCGACCAATTTCAGTTTTCTTCGCTACAACAACTCCTGGTTTCGCTTTGTACATCGTGCTTATCTTCGTACCATTCATCA CTTTGTGTCCGTTGCATTACTATCATCAGAAGCATCCTGTTAACTTTATCCTACTCGGTGTTTTCACGACTAGTATGGCTTTTATTATTGGATTGTCTTGTGCTTTCACTAAAg GGAGAATTATTCTGGAAGCTGCAATCTTAACAGCAGTGGTGGTTGGAAGTCTTACCTTATACACTTTCTGGGCTGCTAAGAGAGGATATGATTTCAATTTTCTCGGGCCATTCTTGTTTGGCGCTGTGATTGTTCTCATGGTCTTTGGCTTTATCCAG ATTTTCTTCCCACTGGGAAAGATTTCAGTTATGATATATGGGGGATTATCGGCAATAATATTCTGTGGATATATTGTATATGATACAGACAATCTGATCAAGCGATATTCCTACGACGAATACATATGGGCCTCTGTGTCGCTCTATTTGGATATCATCAATCTGTTCCTTTCTTTACTGACCCTTTTTAGGGCTGCAGATTAG
- the LOC124912209 gene encoding ABC transporter E family member 2-like, with amino-acid sequence MSDRLTRIAIVSSDRCKPKKCRQECKKSCPVVKTGKLCIEVSPLTKIAFISEELCIGCGICVKKCPFEAIQIINLPKDLDKDTTHRYGPNTFKLHRLPVPRPGQVLGLVGTNGIGKSTALKVLAGKLKPNLGRFNNPPDWQEILTYFRGSELQNYFTRILEDNLKAIIKPQYVDHIPKAVQGNVGQVLEQKDERDIKEELSVDLDLCKVMDRNVGDLSGGELQRFAIAVVAIQNADIYMFDEPSSYLDVKQRLKAAQVVRSLLRSNSYVIVVEHDLSVLDYLSDFICCLYGKPGAYGVVTLPFSVREGINIFLAGFVPTENLRFRDESLTFKVAETPQESAEEIETYARYKYPSMSKTQGNFTLRVVEGEFTDSQIIVMLGENGTGKTTFIRMLAGLLKPDTIEGSDVEIPEFNVSYKPQKISPKFQSSVRHLLHSKIRDSYMHPQFVSDVMKPLLIEQLMDQEVVNLSGGELQRVALCLCLGKPADIYLIDEPSAYLDSEQRIVASKVIKRFILHAKKTAFVVEHDFIMATYLADRVIVYDGKASVDCTANSPQSLLTGMNLFLSHLDITFRRDPTNFRPRINKLDSTKDREQKNAGSYYYLDD; translated from the exons ATGTCTGATCGGCTGACTCGTATTGCTATTGTAAGCTCTGACCGTTGTAAGCCCAAAAAATGCCGTCAAGAGTGTAAGAAGAGTTGTCCTGTTGTCAAAACAG GTAAGTTATGTATTGAAGTCTCTCCTCTAACAAAGATTGCTTTCATCTCGGAGGAATTGTGCATTGGATGTGGTATTTGTGTGAAG AAATGTCCATTTGAAGcaattcaaatcatcaacctgCCAAAGGATTTGGACAAAGACACTACACATCGTTATGGGCCAAATACCTTCAAACTACACAG GCTGCCAGTTCCAAGGCCAGGACAAGTTCTTGGTTTAGTGGGAACCAATGGTATTGGGAAGTCAACTGCTCTCAAAGTTTTGGCTGGAAAACTGAAACCCAATTTGGGTCGTTTCAAT AATCCTCCTGATTGGCAAGAAATATTGACATACTTCCGTGGATCTGAACTACAAAACTATTTTACTCGTATATTGGAAGATAATCTGAAG GCTATTATAAAGCCGCAGTATGTTGATCACATTCCAAAAGCAGTACAAGGCAATGTGGGGCAAGTGTTGGAACAAAAAGATGAGAGAGATATAAAAGAAGAATTATCTGTTGATCTGGATCTATGTAAGGTCATGGATCGAAATGTTGGAGATTTATCTGGTGGAGAGCTACAAAGGTTTGCCATTGCTGTTGTAGCTATACAGAATGCAGACATTTACATGTTTGATGAGCCCTCGAGTTACCTTGATGTAAAACAGAGACTAAAAGCTGCTCAAGTTGTTCGATCTCTTCTCCGATCTAATAG CTATGTGATTGTCGTGGAGCATGATCTTAGTGTCCTGGATTACTTATCAGATTTTATTTGTTGCCTTTACGGAAAGCCTGGTGCATATGGAGTTGTAACCCTTCCCTTCTCTGTTAGAGAAGggataaatattttcttggccgGATTTGTCCCCACTGAGAATCTTCGTTTTAGGGATGAATCTCTTACTTTTAAG GTTGCTGAGACACCACAGGAGAGTGCTGAAGAAATTGAAACATATGCCCGGTATAAGTATCCATCTATGTCCAAAACTCAGGGAAACTTCACCCTTCGGGTAGTTGAGGGTGAATTTACTGATTCTCAAATTATTGTAATGCTTGGTGAGAATGGTACTGGGAAGACAACATTCATCCGGATGCTG GCTGGTTTACTGAAACCTGATACAATAGAAGGTTCTGATGTGGAGATACCTGAGTTTAATGTGTCTTACAAACCTCAAAAGATCAGTCCTAAGTTCCAGTCTTCTGTCAGACACCTTCTACACTCAAAAATACGTGATTCATATATGCATCCCCAGTTTGTGTCAGATGTTATGAAGCCTCTCTTGATTGAACAATTGATGGATCAAGAAGTTGTCAATCTCTCGGGTGGAGAGCTGCAAAGAGTTGCACTCTGCCTCTGCCTTGGAAAG CCTGCGGATATTTATCTGATTGACGAACCGAGTGCCTATCTGGACTCAGAGCAGCGTATTGTTGCCTCCAAAGTCATCAAGAGGTTCATTCTCCACGCGAAGAAGACAGCATTTGTTGTTGAGCATGATTTTATAATGGCAACTTATTTGGCAGACAGAGTTATTGTGTACGATGGGAAAGCATCCGTCGATTGTACTGCAAATTCGCCTCAGTCATTGTTGACTGGAATGAACCTTTTCTTATCT CATCTTGACATCACGTTTAGGCGAGACCCTACAAATTTTAGGCCAAGAATCAACAAATTGGACTCCACAAAGGACAGGGAACAGAAAAATGCAGGATCTTATTATTACTTGGATGATTAA